A single region of the Manihot esculenta cultivar AM560-2 chromosome 12, M.esculenta_v8, whole genome shotgun sequence genome encodes:
- the LOC110628199 gene encoding cyclin-dependent kinase C-2, protein MALTAPGQQLNLNESPSWGSRSVDCFEKLEQIGEGTYGQVYMAREIRTGEIVALKKIRMDNEREGFPITAIREIKILKKLHHENVIKLKEIVTSPGPEKDEQGRPDGNKYKGGIYMVFEYMDHDLTGLADRPGMRFSVPQIKCYMRQLLTGLHYCHVNQVLHRDIKGSNLLIDNEGNLKLADFGLARSFSNDHNANLTNRVITLWYRPPELLLGTTKYGPAVDMWSVGCIFAELLHGKPIFPGKDEPEQLNKIFELCGAPDEVNWPGVSKIPWYNNFKPTRPMKRRLREVFRHFDRHALELLERMLTLDPSQRISAKDALDAEYFWTDPLPCDPKSLPKYESSHEFQTKKKRQQQRQHDENAKRQKLQHPQQHGRIPPIQQSGQAHPQMRSGPNQPMHNSQPPVATGPSHHYGKPRGPAGGPGRYPPSGTSGGYNHPNRGGQGGGGYGSGPYPPQGRAPPYGSSGMTGAPRGGGSSGYGVGAPNYPQGAPYGSSGAGRGSNMMGGNRNQQYGWQQ, encoded by the exons ATGGCTTTAACAGCCCCTGGCCAGCAGCTTAACCTTAACGAGTCTCCCTCTTGGGGATCAAGAAGTGTCGATTGTTTCGAAAAATTGGAGCAGATTGGCGAGGGCACTTACGG TCAAGTTTACATGGCCAGGGAAATAAGGACAGGTGAAATAGTTGCTTTGAAGAAAATAAGAATGGACAATGAAAGAGAGGGG TTTCCCATAACAGCAATCCGTGAAATCAAAATTCTAAAGAAGCTACATCATGAGAACGTGATCAAGTTGAAAGAGATTGTGACATCTCCTG GTCCTGAAAAGGATGAGCAGGGGAGGCCAG ATGGTAACAAGTATAAAGGTGGAATATACATGGTCTTTGAATACATGGACCATGATTTGACAGGTCTTGCTGATCGTCCTGGGATGAGATTTTCAGTTCCTCAGATTAAG TGTTATATGAGGCAGCTTTTGACGGGGCTTCACTATTGTCATGTAAACCAAGTACTTCATCGTGATATCAAAG GCTCTAATCTTCTCATAGACAATGAGGGTAATCTGAAGCTTGCTGATTTTGGGCTTGCCCGATCATTCTCAAATGATCACAATGCAAATCTAACCAATCGTGTAATTACTTTATGGTACAG GCCTCCTGAATTGCTGCTTGGGACAACAAAGTATGGTCCAGCTGTTGATATGTGGTCTGTTGGCTGTATTTTTGCTGAACTTCTTCATGGGAAGCCAATTTTTCCTGGAAAAGATGAG CCTGAACAATTAAATAAGATTTTCGAGTTATGTGGAGCTCCAGATGAGGTGAATTGGCCTGGAGTTTCCAAGATTCCTTGGTATAACAATTTTAAACCAACAAGGCCAATGAAGAGACGTCTAAGGGAGGTTTTCAGACA ttttgaccGTCACGCATTGGAGCTATTGGAGAGAATGCTGACTCTTGATCCTTCTCAG AGAATATCTGCAAAGGATGCACTTGACGCTGAGTATTTCTGGACTGATCCATTGCCTTGTGACCCCAAGAG TTTGCCCAAATATGAATCATCACACGAATTTCAGACAAAGAAAAAGCGCCAGCAACAGAGACAACATGATGAGAATGCAAAACGCCAGAAACTGCAACACCCGCAGCAGCATGGCCGCATTCCACCAATTCAGCAGTCTGGGCAGGCACATCCACAGATGAGGTCAGGGCCTAATCAGCCCATGCATAATTCTCAGCCTCCAGTTGCTACAGGGCCTAGCCACCATTATGGGAAGCCTCGTGGGCCAGCAGGTGGTCCAGGTAGATACCCACCTAGTGGAACAAGTGGAGGATACAATCATCCAAATCGTGGAGGTCAAGGTGGTGGAGGTTATGGGAGCGGGCCATATCCTCCACAAGGGCGGGCACCACCCTATGGTTCAAGTGGCATGACTGGTGCTCCTCGTGGTGGAGGGAGCAGTGGGTATGGAGTTGGTGCTCCAAATTATCCTCAAGGTGCACCATATGGGAGCTCTGGTGCTGGTCGTGGCTCAAACATGATGGGTGGAAACCGCAACCAGCAGTATGGTTGGCAACAATAG
- the LOC110628249 gene encoding bifunctional aspartokinase/homoserine dehydrogenase 1, chloroplastic — protein MATYSQLISTWLTPQLHCPYTRISTSQQNRSHANHLHRLTVQRHHLEWTSFVSQQGRRELGCGHLSSSVKAVLLDESKERTRLPKGNMWSVHKFGGTCVGTSERIKNVAEIIFNDGSEGKLVVVSAMSKVTDMMYDLIYKAQSRDDSYIAAVDAVFEKHRLTAADLLDGDDLTSFLAQLRDDVNNLRAMLHAIYIAGHATESFSDFVVGHGELWSAQMLSYVVRKSGLDCKWMDTREVLIVNPTSSNQVDPDFVKSEKRLEEWLSRNPCKTIVATGFIASTPQNIPTTLKRDGSDFSAAIMGALLRARQVTIWTDVDGVYSADPRKVSEAVILRTLSYQEAWEMSYFGANVLHPRTIIPVMRYDIPIMIRNIFNLASPGTMICQPSMNVSEDGQKVDSPVKGFATIDNVALVNVEGTGMAGVPGTASAIFGAVKDVGANVIMISQASSEHSICFAVPEKEVKAVAEVLQSRFHQALDAGRLSQVAIIPNCSILAAVGQKMASTPGVSATLFNALAKANINVRAIAQGCSEYNITVVVKREDCIRALRAVHSRFYLSKTTIAMGIIGPGLIGGTLLDQLRDQAAVLKEEFNIDLRVMGIIGSRRMILSEVGIDLSRWRELTKENGEIAELEKFTHHVHGNHFIPNTVLVDCTADSNVASCYYDWLRKGIHVITPNKKANSGPLGQYLKLRALQRQSYTHYFYEATVGAGLPIISTLRGLLETGDKILQIEGIFSGTLSYIFNNFIGSRSFSEVVAEAKQAGYTEPDPRDDLSGTDVARKVIILARECGLKLELSDIPVQSLVPAPLKASASAKEFMKQLPQFDQDMAKERQNAEDSGDVLRYVGVVDAVRQEGRVELRRYKKDHPFAQLSGSDNIIAFTTTRYKEQPLIVRGPGAGAQVTAGGIFSDILRLASYLGAPS, from the exons ATGGCGACATATTCGCAGCTAATTTCTACATGGCTAACCCCACAGCTCCATTGCCCATACACACGCATCTCCACAAGCCAGCAAAACAGGAGCCACGCCAACCACCTCCACCGCTTGACAGTACAGCGACACCACCTTGAGTG GACAAGTTTTGTTTCTCAACAGGGAAGAAGGGAGTTAGGATGTGGTCATCTCTCTTCTTCAGTTAAAG CTGTTTTGCTGGATGAATCCAAGGAAAGGACTCGCCTTCCAAAAGGCAACATGTGGTCGGTCCATAAGTTTGGTGGTACTTGTGTGGGAACCTCTGAGAGAATCAAGAACGTAGCAGAGATAATTTTTAATGATGGTTCAGAAGGGAAGTTGGTGGTTGTGTCAGCAATGTCAAAGGTGACAGACATGATGTATGACCTCATCTACAAGGCACAATCACGAGATGATTCTTATATTGCTGCTGTTGATGCTGTTTTTGAAAAGCATAGATTGACGGCAGCAGATCTTCTTGATGGGGATGATCTCACTAGTTTTCTGGCCCAGTTACGTGATGATGTTAATAACCTCAGGGCCATGCTTCATGCGATATACATAG CTGGTCATGCAACAGAATCATTTTCTGATTTTGTTGTTGGACATGGAGAATTATGGTCTGCTCAGATGTTATCATATGTTGTCAGAAAG AGCGGGTTAGATTGTAAATGGATGGATACAAGAGAAGTGCTTATTGTAAATCCTACCAGCTCTAATCAAGTTGATCCTGACTTTGTGAAATCTGAAAAAAGACTTGAAGAATGGTTATCTCGAAATCCTTGTAAGACAATTGTTGCAACTGGTTTCATTGCCAGCACACCTCAGAATATTCCGACAACTTTGAAGCGGGATGGAAGTGACTTCTCTGCGGCAATAATGGGTGCTTTGTTGAGGGCTCGACAAGTCACTATTTGGACTGATGTTGATGGGGTCTACAGTGCAGACCCCAGAAAAG TTAGTGAGGCTGTGATACTAAGGACATTATCTTATCAAGAGGCCTGGGAAATG TCGTATTTTGGAGCAAATGTTTTACATCCCCGCACTATTATTCCTGTTATGCGGTATGATATTCCAATCATGATAAGGAATATTTTCAACCTTGCTTCACCTGGAACAATGATCTGCCAGCCTTCTATGAATGTGAGTGAAGATGGCCAGAAAGTGGACTCCCCTGTCAAAGGTTTTGCAACGATAGACAATGTGGCCCTTGTGAATGTTGAAGG AACTGGAATGGCTGGTGTTCCTGGCACAGCTAGTGCCATTTTTGGTGCTGTGAAAGATGTTGGTGCTAATGTCATTATGATATCCCAG GCTAGTAGCGAGCATTCTATATGCTTTGCTGTGCCTGAGAAAGAAGTAAAAGCTGTTGCTGAGGTTCTTCAGTCTAGATTTCATCAAGCTTTGGATGCTGGACGCCTTTCCCAG GTTGCCATCATTCCAAACTGTAGCATTTTAGCAGCAGTTGGCCAGAAAATGGCCAGTACTCCTGGAGTTAGTGCTACTCTGTTCAATGCCCTAGCTAAG GCGAATATTAATGTCCGTGCCATAGCCCAAGGCTGTTCTGAGTATAATATTACTGTGGTAGTCAAGCGTGAAGATTGTATAAGGGCTTTAAGAGCTGTACACTCAAGGTTTTATCTTTCAAAAACCACAATAGCTATGGGAATTATTGGACCTGGTCTGATTGGTGGCACACTACTAGATCAGCTCAGAGATCAG GCAGCGGTCCTTAAGGAAGAATTTAACATTGACTTGCGTGTCATGGGGATCATTGGCTCAAGGAGAATGATTTTGAGTGAAGT TGGAATTGACTTGTCAAGATGGAGAGAACTTACAAAGGAGAATGGTGAAATAGCTGAGCTGGAGAAATTCACTCACCATGTGCATGGGAACCATTTTATTCCAAATACTGTTTTGGTAGATTGCACAGCAGACTCTAATGTTGCAAGTTGTTATTATGATTGGTTGCGTAAAGGAATTCATGTGATAACCCCAAACAAGAAGGCTAATTCAGGGCCACTTGGTCAG TATTTAAAACTGAGAGCTCTTCAGCGCCAGTCTTATACACATTACTTTTATGAAGCAACTGTTGGAGCTGGTCTTCCAATTATTAGCACTCTACGAGGTCTCCTTGAAACTGGAGACAAAATATTGCAAATTGAAGGAATTTTCAG TGGAACTTTGAGTTACATTTTCAACAATTTCATAGGCTCACGATCATTTAGTGAGGTAGTGGCAGAAGCAAAGCAGGCAGGTTATACTGAGCCTGATCCAAGGGATGATCTGTCTGGAACAGATGTTGCCAGAAAG GTGATAATTCTTGCAAGAGAATGTGGTCTGAAATTAGAACTTTCCGATATCCCTGTTCAAAGTCTGGTTCCTGCACCATTGAAA GCCAGTGCATCTGCCAAGGAGTTCATGAAGCAGTTACCGCAATTTGACCAAGACATGGCTAAGGAAAGACAAAATGCCGAGGATTCTGGTGAT GTCTTGAGATATGTTGGGGTGGTGGATGCGGTGAGGCAAGAAGGACGTGTTGAGTTGCGAAGGTATAAGAAAGACCATCCATTTGCACAGCTATCAGGTTCTGATAACATCATAGCTTTCACTACTACAAGGTACAAGGAACAACCACTAATAGTCCGTGGCCCTGGTGCTGGGGCTCAAGTGACAGCCGGAGGAATATTTAGCGACATACTTCGATTAGCCTCATATCTAGGTGCTCCATCATAA
- the LOC110627689 gene encoding transcription factor HEC3: MDINASKFINQTSSLEMSMETQIFQDQIPFTSFFPAGFSLQTHQILSSSSSSTSIPISALLGDHISIGNDHMEEEEEPEEELGAMKEMMYKIAAMQPVDIDPATIRKPKRRNVRISDDPQSVAARHRRERISEKIRILQRLVPGGTKMDTASMLDEAILYVKFLKRQIRLLQSNQNPPSIGGWRPLASTTSSPLESPAAAAGPGNALLSNGGEPGAMCFNHEVLSD, translated from the coding sequence ATGGATATCAACGCTTCTAAGTTCATAAACCAAACTTCAAGCCTTGAAATGTCCATGGAAACCCAAATCTTCCAAGACCAAATTCCTTTCACTTCATTTTTTCCTGCAGGTTTCTCCCTCCAAACACACCAAatactttcttcttcttcttcttctacttcaATCCCCATCTCAGCCCTTCTTGGTGACCACATAAGCATAGGAAATGATCAcatggaggaggaggaagaaccAGAGGAAGAGCTAGGAGCCATGAAAGAAATGATGTACAAAATCGCAGCTATGCAGCCTGTGGACATAGATCCAGCAACAATTCGCAAGCCTAAAAGACGAAATGTAAGGATAAGCGACGACCCCCAGAGCGTAGCAGCACGTCATAGAAGAGAGAGAATAAGCGAAAAGATCAGAATTCTGCAAAGGCTTGTTCCTGGAGGAACAAAAATGGACACTGCCTCCATGTTAGACGAAGCTATTCTTTATGTCAAGTTCTTGAAGAGACAGATTCGTTTACTCCAATCTAATCAAAACCCACCAAGCATTGGAGGATGGAGACCTCTTGCTTCGACCACATCGTCACCCCTGGAGTctccagcagcagcagcaggccCTGGAAACGCTCTTCTCAGTAATGGTGGTGAGCCTGGAGCTATGTGCTTCAATCATGAGGTACTCAGTGATTAG